The Nitrobacter hamburgensis X14 sequence ATGGAAGCCTGTCCGGGCGCTCAGTGGCTGGCAAGAAAGCTGGCTGCGATGGGACACACGGTCAGGATCATTCCGGCCCAGTTTGTGAAGCCTTTCCTCAAGTCCAACAAGAATGACGCTCGTGATGCCGAGGCGATCGCCGAAGCCGTCGTTCGTCCGACGATGCGCTTTGTCGAAATCAAAACCCAATCTCAAGTCGATTTGCAGGCGCTGCACCGGGTGCGGGACCGCATTGTCTCCAACCGCACCCAGCTCATCTGCCAGATGCGCGCATTCTGCCTCGAGTACGGCATTGCGATGCGACAGGGAGCCGGCGTTTTCAAGATCGACATCTCCCGAGTCATCGCCGACGAAAGCAACGACCTGACGCCGATGATGCGCGCCGTTCTGAAGGAGCTCTGGGATGAATTCGTGCTCGTCGATACCCGGCTGGCTGCAGTGACCCGGCAGGTCGAAGCGATTGCCGAACGCCTGGATGCCGCCAGGAGATTGATGAGCATCCCCGGCATTGGTCCGCTTGGTGCTACCGCGCTGCTGGCTGCAGTTGGTGATGGCGGTCAGTTCCGAAAGGCGCGAGACCTGGCGGCGTGGCTGGGGCTTGTCCCGCGACAGCACTCGACCGGAGGCAAGACGACTTTGCTCGGCATCAGCAAGCGAGGGAACCCTTATTTGCGCAGGTTGATCATCCATGGAGCCAGGTCCTGCGTCGCTCATCTCAACCGCGAGCGGGACAGGCTTGGTAGCTGGCTGGATCAGCTCGAACAGCGGGTGCACAAGAACAAGGTGATCGTCGCCTTGGCGAACAAGATCGCCCGGATGGTGTGGGCTGTGCTCACCAGGCCGGGTAATCTCTACGAACGCGTCGACCCGGCTCACTCCTGAGGCACGCGTTCTCTCGAAGTTGCGGGGTACAAGAGTGATGTCGAAACAGTCGATCCGCGTGTCGTAAGCCCTATCTAAAAAACGGGCATCACGGCCCGTACGATTTAATGGGAACGATGCGCGCGCATCTCATCATGGCCTGGCTGCAACAGCAGTCCACTCGCGAGAGGCCGGATACATTTACGCAAACTGCGTTCGACAGCAGTCAAGAACCCTTGCAACGCCGGGGCGGACCATACATTTTTTAAGCAGACGGTTCTCCAGGGTGAGATCGGCAACGACCTCCTTCAAGGCAGTAGCCTCACGGCGAAGATCCTTCACCTCGCCAGGTGTTGCGGCTCGCGCAGTGTCACCGGCCAATCGGCGTTTGCCGGCCTCCAGGAACTCCTTGGACCAGCCGTAATACATCGAGGCGGCGATGCCTTCGCGGCGGCACAGCTCGGAGATGTTCTCCTCACCTCGCAGTCCTTCCAACACGATGCGGATTTTCTCTTCGGCCGAATACTGCCGCCGCGTCTGGCGCCGGATGTCCTTCAGCACTTGCTCTGCCGGCGCTTTGCCTGGTCCGGATTTCTGTCTCATCTGCACTCCTTACGGCTACGATGAACCAGAAATCCTCCCTTCGTGAAGTCCCTCAATTTGTCTCAGGGGTGCTGACGGCGAACACTGACGGAAGCTCTCCGGCGTCTTCTGCTCCCCAAAGCCGAACACGTCGACGCCCTGCTCGCGGATGCGGGCCGCAAGCCGCGTAAAATCGCTGTCCGATGACACAAGACAAAATCCACCGAACCGACCACTGTGAAGCAGGTCCATTGCAACGATGACCAAGGTGATGTCGGACGCATTCTTGCCTGTCGTAAGGCAAACTGTTGTTGCAGTATGATGGCGTGCTTGGACAGCGTCTCGGTTTGGCCGACAGCGTCACCGCGCCATCCACCGAAGTGAACGACGCGGCCAGTCTGAGGGCCTCTCACGAGGCTGGCCGAGCACTACGACACGACGATACTGCCGACCCGCAGCCGCAAGCCGCGCGACAAGGGCAAGGTTGAAGGCGCGGTGCTGATCGTCGAACGCTGGATTCTGGCGCGGCTGCGCCATCGCCGGTTCTTCAACCTGACCGATCTCAATGCAGCGATCGGCGATCTGCTGGAGGAGTTGAACAACCGGCCAATGCGGCATATCGGCAAATCCCGCCGACAGGTGTTCGAGGAGATCGAGCGCCGCGCGCTGGCGCCGCTGCCCAGCGCGCCGTTTGAGTATGCCGAATGGAAAACGGTCAGGGTGCACCCCGATTACCACATCGAGGTCGACAAGGACCTTTTACTCGGTGCCGCACCGGCTGATCGGTCGGCGGGTCGATGTACGTCTCACCTATCGGGCTGTCGAGATCTTCCAAGACCATGCGCGGGTCGCCTGCCATGTGCGCCGTTCCCAGCACGGCGGCCACTATCGTCCGGGAAGGAAGGGCCTCGCCCACGAGCCGCACCACACCCTTGCCGGGGTAGCGCCATCAGCATTGGCCAGACCGAGAATTCCCCGGCTGCGGTGCGTCGGGCCCAGGTTTCTGAGATCGCCTCCTGGACTTTCGATCGCCGCGCCTCGTAACAAGATGGCGGCGAGCACCACGCTGGCTTGTCCATCACCCATTGCGGTGCAGGCTTCATTCCAGGCGCTGGGCTGATGCCGAGCAAGGGGCGCACGGTCGATGCCGCAATAAGAGCAATATGATAAGATCCTGAGGTGCGAATACCGCCGCGCGTAGTCGGCGATATGGGACAAACTTCGATCAACTCCGGATAGGAATTGCACCATGCAATCGAGGCCGGTCGGCGGCGGCTGTCTCTGGCACGCCCGGTCCTGGTCCCGGCTCGGATGGGCTCGGCCTCAGGGGTTGAATTCGGAATATCTTCGGCTGACAAGTTTGGAGGGCCGGGTTGTCCCTCGACCAACATAAGCAAAATCACATACTTAACACCACGCCAGATACTCGGTTTGGTAGCAATTGTGTCGGTGTCGGCTGATTTTTCTAATCGCGGCGCATTAATCCGCTCAGATGCCAGCACACTCGCAGCAGAGAAAACTCGAATACCCACCGCAACAGCTCGGCATTTGGTTCCGTCGAACCCGCCACCGAGCGCAGAAGCAAGCCTCACGGCAATGTGAAAGCCGATCAAGGAAGTTGCAGCAACGAGTAGAAGCGCTTTCCCTGTAGTCACGTTACCGACCTGAGCGCGCATGTTCTCTTTCGCTCTCGGGGAACTGCCCGCAAGGGACGTATTGGGCCGAATGGCAAAAGGAAACGTGAGCTCAGCGTTTCGTGTGAGGCGGAACAAAATGCCTAATGCGCCGACAGACCCCGGGCGTCTATCATCGAGCCAATCCCTTGGGGATTCGGTCACGCCTCGCGAACTGGATATCGTGAAAGTGGCGGCCGCGCTAGTGTCGGGCGGGGTTCTGCTTACAGGCCTGTATTACGGCCGCCAAATACTCATACCGCTCGCGATCGCGTTCCTGATCACGTTTGCTCTGAATCCGCCGGTCACATGGCTTGCCCGGCTCGGTCTGCCGAGACTGCTCGCGACGAGCCTCGTCATGGTGACGGTCGTGTGCGCTCTGGTTGGACTAGGGACCATTCTCGGCACACAGGTCCGTTCGATCGCGGTCGAATTGCCGGCCTATCAATCGACGATACTGACAAAATTGGCGGATCTGCGCCAAAACCTCAAAGCACCGGGCTTGTTCGACGGCGTTCTGAAAATCTTTGAACGCGTCCAGAAAGAGGTCGAGTTAAAAGACGACAGACCTGCGGAAGGCTCCCCCCTCCCACAGCGAGTGGAAATCGTCCCCGAACCGCAAACGCCGTTTGAGCAGGCATTCGCGTGGCTTGTGCGGTCAGCGGAGCCTCTGGCCACGTCCGGCATCATCTTGATCTTCGTCTTTCTGGCGCTGCTTGATAGCGCTGACCTTCGCGACCGGTTTCTGCGCCTATTGGGAGGGAACTTCCATCGCTCGACTGATGCGATTCAGGAGGCTGGCGCGCGGATCAGCAGATACCTTCTGATGCAGTTGCTCGTAAACGTCAGTTATGGCGTCCCGCTGGCTACCGGCCTCTGGATCATCGGTGTACCAGGCGCCCTGCTATGGGGCGCCGTGGGCGCGATCATGCGCTTCGTCCCCTATATCGGCCCGCTGATTG is a genomic window containing:
- a CDS encoding IS110 family transposase, with the protein product MPARRPVAAAIYGVDLGKTRFDVIASDSAGKPVQRVKLGRDTILRFFEAASPALIGMEACPGAQWLARKLAAMGHTVRIIPAQFVKPFLKSNKNDARDAEAIAEAVVRPTMRFVEIKTQSQVDLQALHRVRDRIVSNRTQLICQMRAFCLEYGIAMRQGAGVFKIDISRVIADESNDLTPMMRAVLKELWDEFVLVDTRLAAVTRQVEAIAERLDAARRLMSIPGIGPLGATALLAAVGDGGQFRKARDLAAWLGLVPRQHSTGGKTTLLGISKRGNPYLRRLIIHGARSCVAHLNRERDRLGSWLDQLEQRVHKNKVIVALANKIARMVWAVLTRPGNLYERVDPAHS
- the repC gene encoding replication initiation protein RepC, with the protein product MVQFLSGVDRSLSHIADYARRYSHLRILSYCSYCGIDRAPLARHQPSAWNEACTAMGDGQASVVLAAILLRGAAIESPGGDLRNLGPTHRSRGILGLANADGATPARVWCGSWARPFLPGR